Proteins from one bacterium genomic window:
- a CDS encoding glycosyltransferase family 4 protein, with protein sequence MKIAIPLPSPVPFYPGGIEKLAAGLANALRRAGHQVETIKVPAKEQTLCQILASYIRFWRLDLRHFDLVISLKYPGWMSRSNRHIVYMCHRLRGLYDTYPLPVGLKTWLSASLLRFPGPLTRTIVHCLDGIGLSNRRVSHFFCLSETVRRRAEYFPAGCYEPVVVYPPSSLPDLSGGPYDYFFSVSRLDAPKRMDLVISAMAHIKENVRLLIVGEGPQRAYLESLAASDPRVELLGNVTDERLSALYSSALAVVFGPVQEDFGLVTLEAMKCAKPVITCTDSGGPTELIKDGVNGFICEPDSRAVAEKMSLLARDPGMARELGQKGLETVSDVTWENLVDKLLQPYNFLELDFINSRQNKRIICVLSPYGIYPPVGGGKCRIFQLYRHLAHYFNVVVVSIGNYNETYQVTELADGLFEVRVPMTPVHSKEQWELEKAAGLPISDVAMPRLMHHTPMIRAVIEHFVGKADVVVASHPFLFDVVRRVERTRLVVYEAHNVETKLKAAYLNKTRTGKRLLRDTGRVERAAARQSDVLWATSEDEAKDLARIFGVKPEKVWTVPNAVDTSTIVVPDEKAREQARTILGCSRPVVLFIASWHPPNLEGLLFLKDHLSPALPNADFVVIGSVKDQYLSAVKSLDFPDNLKVLGVVEEKVKNLWLAAAEVAINPVASGSGTSLKMFDYMAAGLPIVTTAVGARGTHLVDGKHAIISDRALFAHNIGFVLRHREEGLALAAAARRLAEDRFDWAKIAGALHERLEGAMPSSLPRQFDASNQRQFISGWYPPEFWEDKFTFRWSNGEGRLAVHNPKRAATLRIELLRGASSELEVLLNGSSAARFTLEAGWQRLEVELPRIIDGDAIEVLLRCYPWRPAEVAGGNDLRRLGLALKRASVI encoded by the coding sequence ATGAAGATCGCCATTCCGCTACCAAGCCCCGTCCCATTCTACCCAGGCGGCATCGAAAAACTCGCCGCAGGCCTTGCAAATGCACTTCGTCGCGCCGGACACCAGGTCGAGACTATAAAGGTCCCAGCTAAAGAACAGACTCTCTGCCAGATACTCGCCTCATATATCAGATTCTGGCGACTCGACCTGAGGCACTTCGATCTTGTAATATCACTTAAATATCCAGGGTGGATGTCTCGATCAAATAGGCATATTGTCTATATGTGCCATCGTCTTCGCGGCCTTTACGACACTTACCCGTTGCCGGTGGGTCTCAAGACATGGCTGAGCGCCTCGTTGCTTAGGTTCCCCGGGCCGTTGACAAGGACGATAGTCCACTGCCTCGACGGCATCGGCCTCTCCAACCGTCGGGTGTCCCATTTTTTCTGCCTTTCGGAAACAGTGAGACGCAGGGCTGAGTACTTTCCCGCTGGCTGTTATGAGCCTGTTGTCGTTTATCCACCCAGCTCTTTGCCGGACCTCTCTGGAGGTCCATACGACTATTTCTTCTCAGTGAGCAGGCTCGATGCGCCGAAACGGATGGACCTTGTGATATCGGCGATGGCGCACATCAAGGAGAATGTCAGGCTGCTAATCGTTGGCGAGGGCCCTCAGCGAGCGTATCTTGAATCACTTGCGGCGAGCGATCCGAGGGTTGAGCTTCTGGGAAATGTTACGGATGAGAGGCTCTCAGCCCTTTACTCAAGCGCCTTGGCGGTCGTTTTTGGGCCTGTTCAGGAGGACTTCGGACTGGTCACGCTCGAGGCCATGAAGTGTGCCAAGCCGGTGATAACGTGCACTGATTCGGGCGGCCCAACGGAGCTTATTAAAGACGGCGTGAATGGCTTTATTTGCGAGCCTGACTCGCGGGCAGTCGCAGAAAAGATGTCCCTGCTGGCAAGAGACCCGGGCATGGCCAGAGAGTTGGGCCAAAAAGGGCTGGAAACGGTCTCCGATGTGACTTGGGAGAACCTGGTTGACAAGCTGCTTCAGCCCTACAATTTCCTCGAGCTAGACTTTATTAACTCGCGACAGAATAAGAGAATTATATGCGTTCTGTCGCCTTATGGCATCTATCCCCCGGTCGGCGGCGGAAAGTGCCGCATCTTTCAGCTATATCGACATCTGGCGCACTACTTCAACGTTGTCGTCGTGTCTATTGGCAACTACAACGAAACATATCAGGTCACAGAGCTTGCCGATGGGCTCTTCGAGGTCAGGGTTCCGATGACCCCCGTCCACAGCAAAGAGCAGTGGGAGCTAGAGAAGGCGGCGGGGCTTCCCATATCGGACGTAGCTATGCCGAGGCTGATGCACCACACGCCGATGATCAGGGCTGTGATCGAGCATTTCGTCGGGAAGGCCGACGTCGTCGTTGCATCACATCCTTTCCTGTTCGATGTGGTCCGTCGTGTTGAGCGGACGAGGCTTGTCGTGTATGAGGCGCACAACGTGGAGACGAAGCTCAAGGCCGCATACCTCAACAAAACGCGGACTGGCAAGAGACTGCTGCGCGACACCGGCCGCGTGGAGCGGGCGGCGGCTCGTCAGTCTGACGTGCTTTGGGCAACGTCCGAAGATGAGGCCAAGGACCTCGCGCGCATTTTCGGCGTCAAGCCGGAGAAGGTCTGGACCGTTCCCAATGCAGTTGATACGAGCACCATAGTTGTGCCTGACGAAAAGGCGCGCGAGCAGGCCAGAACAATTCTAGGATGCTCAAGGCCGGTCGTGCTTTTCATTGCGTCTTGGCATCCACCGAACTTGGAGGGTTTGCTGTTTCTGAAGGACCACCTCTCTCCTGCTCTGCCGAACGCTGACTTCGTGGTGATAGGTAGCGTCAAAGATCAGTATTTGTCGGCAGTTAAGAGTCTTGACTTCCCGGACAACTTGAAGGTGTTGGGAGTTGTTGAGGAGAAGGTAAAAAACCTCTGGCTGGCCGCAGCTGAGGTGGCGATCAATCCAGTTGCTTCGGGTTCAGGAACAAGCTTGAAGATGTTCGACTACATGGCGGCAGGGCTTCCGATCGTAACAACAGCTGTTGGGGCGAGGGGCACTCACCTTGTTGATGGCAAGCACGCTATCATCTCTGACCGTGCTCTTTTCGCACACAATATAGGTTTTGTCTTGAGGCACAGAGAGGAAGGGTTGGCCCTGGCGGCGGCAGCAAGGAGGCTCGCCGAAGACCGCTTTGACTGGGCCAAGATAGCAGGCGCCCTTCACGAGAGGCTCGAAGGGGCAATGCCCTCTTCCCTACCCCGCCAGTTCGACGCGTCCAATCAGAGGCAGTTCATCTCTGGATGGTATCCTCCTGAGTTCTGGGAGGACAAGTTCACGTTCAGGTGGTCGAACGGCGAGGGGAGGCTCGCTGTCCACAACCCAAAGCGCGCTGCGACGCTCCGAATCGAGCTCTTGAGGGGCGCATCATCCGAGCTCGAGGTGTTACTGAACGGGAGTTCAGCGGCGAG